TCAATTTATATACACCTTGATTATTTTATCGGATATCCACTACAAAGGTCACTCATTATGCAAGTGGATTGACAAACATGTGAAAATATCTTCTTTATGAAAAATCAATCAGCCAACCATCAAGATAAAAATACAGTACAcgaaaataataacaaatactaATAAACCTCGACAAATCGCACAAAAATGGCGAAAAATAGCAAAATGTTGCATATTGGAGTATTTCCATGGTTAGCTTTTGGTCATATGATTCCGTATTTAGAGCTTTCGAAGCTAATTGCTCAAAAGGGtcataaaatttcttttatttcgaCTCCCAGAAACATAGATCGTCTCCCAAAACTTTCCCCAAATCTTACCCCgtttttaaattttgtcaaaCTTCCAATGCCTTATGTGGAAAATTTGCCGGAAAATGCAGAAGCCACTACCGATGTAACTTATGAGCAAGTCAAATACCTCAAACTTGCTCAAGATGGACTCGAAGAATCCATGGCTAAGTTTCTCGAAGATTCAGatcttgattttatactattcgaTTTTACTTCTTACTGGGTTCCTTCAATTGCTTCAAAATTCAACATTCGGTCAGGTCATTTCAGCATATACATCGCTGCGTTTCTGGGTTTCACCGGACCTGTACCGGGATTAAACAATGATTATGAAATTCGTACAACGCCGGAGGAATATACCGTTCCCCCAAAATGGGTTCCGTTTGAAACTACAGTTGCTTTCAAGCTTTTCGAAGTCTTGAGAATCTTCGAAGCTACCATGAagggagaggaagagaacaTTGCTGATATTACTCGTTACTATAAATCAGttgaaaattgtgattttttgtttgtgaGGAGCTGTTCGGAATTAGAACCAGAATGGTTGAAAGTTCTCGGAGATATTCACCGGAAACCGGTTTTGCCGGTGGGTCAACTTCCGACAACACCGTACGAAGATGACAGCACGAAGATCGATGCGTGGATAGAGATAAAACTATGGCTTGATAAGCGAGAAAAGGGGAAAGTGATTTATGTTGCATTTGGTAGTGAGGCAAAATCGAGTCAAAATGAGCTCATTGAGTTATCACTTGGATTAGAGCTTTCTGGGTTATCATTTCTCTGGGTTTTAAGAACTAAAAGAGGAGAATCGGATGATGAGTTGGTTCAATTACCAGAAGGATTCGAAGATCGAATGAAGGGAAGAGGAATAGTGTGCACGAGTTGGGCACCACAACTCAAGATATTGAGTCATGACTCAGTTGGTGGATTTTTGACACATTCAGGATG
The DNA window shown above is from Solanum lycopersicum chromosome 11, SLM_r2.1 and carries:
- the LOC138339643 gene encoding UDP-glycosyltransferase 91A1-like, whose amino-acid sequence is MAKNSKMLHIGVFPWLAFGHMIPYLELSKLIAQKGHKISFISTPRNIDRLPKLSPNLTPFLNFVKLPMPYVENLPENAEATTDVTYEQVKYLKLAQDGLEESMAKFLEDSDLDFILFDFTSYWVPSIASKFNIRSGHFSIYIAAFLGFTGPVPGLNNDYEIRTTPEEYTVPPKWVPFETTVAFKLFEVLRIFEATMKGEEENIADITRYYKSVENCDFLFVRSCSELEPEWLKVLGDIHRKPVLPVGQLPTTPYEDDSTKIDAWIEIKLWLDKREKGKVIYVAFGSEAKSSQNELIELSLGLELSGLSFLWVLRTKRGESDDELVQLPEGFEDRMKGRGIVCTSWAPQLKILSHDSVGGFLTHSGWSSVVEAIQYEKPLVLLTFSADQGINARLLEEKKIAYSIPRDDCDGSFTRDSVAKSLNLVLIEKEGEIYREKVKQMKSFFCDKERQDNYVDNLLCYLQNYKKTIP